From the Lactuca sativa cultivar Salinas chromosome 9, Lsat_Salinas_v11, whole genome shotgun sequence genome, the window GTGGTGAAATCGATTTAGGgctaatgttctatatttatcttTGCTTGTTGCGTGATATAAGGAATTGTTGTTGATCTACCATAATTAACtatgcaaagattactataatacccttaaattatttatttaatgatttattttttcctaatttcctattggtgcattcatgcacacaatagttgctaaaaacatttgaacctagctctctctctctctctctttatatatatatatatatatatatatatatatatatatatatatatatatatatatatatatatatatacacgtattTAAATACAACAAATCATTGcattgaatttttttaattaaattactaGACGTTATAGATCCGGCTCCAACAAAAAGGAATGCAAACCCCCAATACAGTGGCATGATGATAAGCCAATCGAGGTTGCAAAGGGCTGTTATGGAGGGGCGTTTGTGGGAAGTAGAAACCATAGTGAGAGGTGAAAGAAAGGCAATTGGGGAGGCAATCAACAACGATGACGAAACTGTTCTCCACATATTGGTTAGAACAGGTCACAATTATTTTCTGAGAAAGTTATTAAATCTTATAAAAGACACAGATGCAGATAAAGATATACTTAAAAGGAAAAGTTCAGATGGAAGCACAGCCCTTCACATTGCTGCAATTACTGGCAACAAAATTGCAGCTGATCTACTGATTAAAaaaatgcaatggatgatgacaGTGGAAGATTCTTACGACCATATACCATTCGTGACAGCTTTTTTGCATATGAAACTAGATACCTCGGTATTTTTGGTCAAAGCCATTCATAAGTGTTTGCAAAACTACAAATGGCGTCCAGAAGATCTCTTAATGGCATTTAACCTTCTTGtggttgttatttcttcaagAAAATATGGTAAGTAATCGATTCATCTTGTAAATACTATATATCAACCTTTGGCATACTCTTGCAATGTGCCTTGCAGATCTAGCATTGGACTTACTCAACGCATTTCCAAACTTCACTGCTAAAGATACTTTTGAATTACTTATGACTTTAGCTAGAGACTTTCCAAGTGGAGTAggttattatgaaaaaaaaatttatcCATGTATGTTTCTTTACTCTTTCTTCTTAGGTCTTTTAATTATTCAAAGGATGATTGATAATGGTTTTCCTCTTTCAGCTTTGACAGACGTTCGCTGTATGATCCTTAAAAACACTTGTTGTTTGCTTACTCCAGTACAATTTTGCTCCTCAGGAGCTTTGGCTGAACCTGTTAAGGACGCCTTATCAGGAATAATCAGGATATTAATTGGTGAGACACAAACGATAatagtttatatataattaacaaATGTTTGTCTAATAAATTTTTTGTGCTACTGCAGTTTTAGTAATTATACCAATTATGGTGTTTCAATTGCTATTCTTCCTCATATGGACTGTTTATTTAGTATTTCGTATTGCTTATTGGGCACTTTGGAATGTCGCAAGATTAATATGTAAGAACATATGAATTCAATCCAATTAATCATTTCAAACAATTAATTAACTTCCAACAAAATTTATTAGTATGATCCTTTTTGAACTAATACAAGCTTTGTAATTAACTTGTTAGTGCCATCCATTCGGTGTATTGAGAAGAAAGTGAAAGAATACGAAAAAGCCAAAGAGGTTCTAAAAAAGGTATTTGAGAAGATAGACAAGTTAGGCAACATTGATACTCAACAGTTCTTATACAAAGAACCACTACTTGAGGCTGCACGTGGAAATGCCTATGAGGTTGTTGATGAAATCTTGTCCAGATCACCTCAAGCAATTTATTGGAAAGATAAAAATGGGTTTAACATCATCCATTTAGCAGTAATACATCGTTCAGAAAAAATCTACAACCTTATCTATGACAATTATGTCAATGTTGATCGTAGAAGTCTTTATAAAGAACAATTAGATTCATCTGACAACAATATCTTGCACTTGGTTGGAAGATTGGCGCCTTCAAACAAACTCAAAAGTAGAAGAGGTGCAGCATTACAGCTTCAACGAGAGCTTCAATGGTCTCAGGTACATATTAAATAAATGAGTAgttatttaaataattacaattttTCTACCAAGTTATCATATATTCATGATAATGTATAGGAGCTGAAGAAACTCGCGGATCCTGCGTTCATTAGTGAAAAGAACATGTATGGGGAAACACCAGGTATGGTGTTTACAAGGGAACATGAGAGCATGGTGAAGGAAGGAGAAACGTGGATGA encodes:
- the LOC111895787 gene encoding uncharacterized protein LOC111895787 isoform X1, coding for MAGFNDSSTPARELFTYTEDTFLNASKANISSFVSVRLSSDETYPLWKTQMLCILKIHNMVGLVDDKVDLPTASSEEIKDKYNTLLKGWIFGSINQNLLIHVIGFNPVKDVWIKLQNIYDPPDSSKEDVIDPAPTKRNANPQYSGMMISQSRLQRAVMEGRLWEVETIVRGERKAIGEAINNDDETVLHILVRTGHNYFLRKLLNLIKDTDADKDILKRKSSDGSTALHIAAITGNKIAADLLIKKMQWMMTVEDSYDHIPFVTAFLHMKLDTSVFLVKAIHKCLQNYKWRPEDLLMAFNLLVVVISSRKYDLALDLLNAFPNFTAKDTFELLMTLARDFPSGVGYYEKKIYPSLTDVRCMILKNTCCLLTPVQFCSSGALAEPVKDALSGIIRILIVLVIIPIMVFQLLFFLIWTVYLVFRIAYWALWNVARLILPSIRCIEKKVKEYEKAKEVLKKVFEKIDKLGNIDTQQFLYKEPLLEAARGNAYEVVDEILSRSPQAIYWKDKNGFNIIHLAVIHRSEKIYNLIYDNYVNVDRRSLYKEQLDSSDNNILHLVGRLAPSNKLKSRRGAALQLQRELQWSQELKKLADPAFISEKNMYGETPGMVFTREHESMVKEGETWMKNTAESCSITAALITTIVFAAAITVPGGSHQETGVPLFKKNAAFIVFAASDSIALCASTMSLLMFLSILTTRFAEQDFLFDLPNQLILGLCALLISTTAMMVAFGATLFLVFSHQKAWMLGPICGLLCIPITSFAILQFPLIADLILSTHSTIFAKPYSSRRGQLNRKGLWLFPDKLSEYILGFM
- the LOC111895787 gene encoding uncharacterized protein LOC111895787 isoform X2; the protein is MAGFNDSSTPARELFTYTEDTFLNASKANISSFVSVRLSSDETYPLWKTQMLCILKIHNMVGLVDDKVDLPTASSEEIKDKYNTLLKGWIFGSINQNLLIHVIGFNPVKDVWIKLQNIYDPPDSSKEDPAPTKRNANPQYSGMMISQSRLQRAVMEGRLWEVETIVRGERKAIGEAINNDDETVLHILVRTGHNYFLRKLLNLIKDTDADKDILKRKSSDGSTALHIAAITGNKIAADLLIKKMQWMMTVEDSYDHIPFVTAFLHMKLDTSVFLVKAIHKCLQNYKWRPEDLLMAFNLLVVVISSRKYDLALDLLNAFPNFTAKDTFELLMTLARDFPSGVGYYEKKIYPSLTDVRCMILKNTCCLLTPVQFCSSGALAEPVKDALSGIIRILIVLVIIPIMVFQLLFFLIWTVYLVFRIAYWALWNVARLILPSIRCIEKKVKEYEKAKEVLKKVFEKIDKLGNIDTQQFLYKEPLLEAARGNAYEVVDEILSRSPQAIYWKDKNGFNIIHLAVIHRSEKIYNLIYDNYVNVDRRSLYKEQLDSSDNNILHLVGRLAPSNKLKSRRGAALQLQRELQWSQELKKLADPAFISEKNMYGETPGMVFTREHESMVKEGETWMKNTAESCSITAALITTIVFAAAITVPGGSHQETGVPLFKKNAAFIVFAASDSIALCASTMSLLMFLSILTTRFAEQDFLFDLPNQLILGLCALLISTTAMMVAFGATLFLVFSHQKAWMLGPICGLLCIPITSFAILQFPLIADLILSTHSTIFAKPYSSRRGQLNRKGLWLFPDKLSEYILGFM